The Cohaesibacter intestini genome includes a window with the following:
- a CDS encoding DMT family transporter: MLFVSMICFAICVAMIKQLGQRMHVAEIIALRQIFMVLALVPAVRQARLHSWMLHRPGLLMLRSSIAFFSILCGFTAIINLPLATATTLSFSRTFFITVFAVLILKETVGPRRIGALLIGFLGILIIARPLDLVSQGLSGIDVNILLAVISAAGIGIGQIIVRIQARADSPVLMVTWQAILIGLAMAPIAYWNWVTPTWAEWGILIMVGILTSFAQWTMVNAFKLTEATFLAPFDYFRLILSALIGWLVFNEWPDSYTWLGAAIIFLSTFYIMRREASLKRKRPEPVSLK; the protein is encoded by the coding sequence ATGCTATTTGTTTCCATGATATGCTTCGCCATCTGCGTTGCGATGATCAAGCAACTCGGTCAGCGGATGCATGTTGCTGAGATTATTGCCCTGAGACAAATCTTCATGGTGCTGGCGCTGGTGCCTGCGGTCCGACAGGCCCGCCTTCACAGCTGGATGCTCCATCGGCCGGGCTTGCTAATGCTGCGCAGTTCGATTGCCTTTTTCTCGATCCTGTGCGGCTTCACAGCAATCATCAACCTGCCGCTTGCCACCGCAACGACCCTGAGCTTCAGCCGTACCTTCTTCATCACCGTCTTTGCCGTTCTGATCCTCAAGGAAACAGTCGGTCCGCGCCGGATCGGCGCTCTGCTGATCGGCTTTCTGGGTATTCTGATCATTGCCCGCCCGCTGGATCTGGTCAGCCAGGGCCTTTCAGGCATCGACGTCAATATCCTGCTGGCAGTCATTTCGGCGGCAGGCATTGGCATTGGCCAGATCATTGTCCGCATTCAGGCCCGCGCAGACTCACCGGTTCTGATGGTGACCTGGCAGGCCATTCTGATCGGTCTTGCCATGGCTCCGATCGCCTATTGGAACTGGGTGACCCCGACATGGGCAGAATGGGGCATCCTGATCATGGTTGGAATCCTGACCAGCTTTGCCCAATGGACGATGGTCAATGCGTTCAAGCTGACCGAGGCCACGTTCCTTGCCCCCTTTGACTATTTCCGGCTGATCCTGTCCGCCCTGATCGGTTGGCTGGTTTTCAATGAATGGCCAGATTCCTACACATGGCTGGGTGCGGCCATCATCTTCCTCTCCACCTTCTACATCATGCGCCGGGAAGCCAGCCTGAAACGAAAGCGCCCCGAACCTGTCAGCCTGAAATGA
- a CDS encoding YdcH family protein, translating to MFHETHKLREEFPEDVEKLQALLVEDDDFLRLAAEYSKVNDAIIRIEHEEKHASDFHLEDLKKTRLTLLDQVSARLQQ from the coding sequence ATGTTTCACGAAACGCACAAGCTTCGGGAAGAGTTTCCCGAGGATGTTGAGAAATTGCAAGCCCTTCTGGTCGAGGACGACGATTTCTTGAGGCTTGCAGCTGAATATTCGAAAGTGAATGACGCGATTATTAGAATCGAGCATGAGGAAAAACATGCTTCTGACTTCCACTTGGAGGACTTGAAAAAAACACGCCTTACGCTTCTGGATCAGGTTTCTGCGCGATTGCAACAATAA
- a CDS encoding GIY-YIG nuclease family protein has protein sequence MPCKKQQTPAFSGGLGDMANCPTDGGIYVLLARLEQPLTITRPRLAELEPGLYVYVGSAYGPGGLRSRLARHLRPNKPLRWHIDQITTRAETKYAIGWTDGKECELQAALAAGGNITYPLPVFGSSDCRSCPSHLLRIIL, from the coding sequence ATGCCCTGCAAAAAACAACAAACCCCAGCCTTTTCCGGTGGTTTGGGCGATATGGCAAACTGCCCGACAGACGGCGGGATCTATGTCCTGCTGGCACGATTGGAGCAACCTTTGACGATCACCCGGCCGCGTTTGGCAGAGCTGGAGCCGGGACTGTATGTCTATGTCGGCAGCGCTTATGGGCCGGGTGGCCTGCGATCCCGTCTGGCCCGTCATTTGCGACCCAACAAGCCCCTGCGCTGGCACATTGACCAGATCACCACCAGAGCTGAAACAAAATATGCCATTGGCTGGACGGATGGTAAGGAGTGCGAATTGCAGGCTGCTCTGGCGGCAGGTGGCAACATCACCTACCCATTGCCGGTCTTTGGCAGCTCGGATTGCCGCAGCTGCCCCTCGCACCTGCTCAGGATCATCCTCTGA
- a CDS encoding MOSC domain-containing protein, with the protein MPRPNGTILAVASSDHHGFSKALQTEIRLLEGLGVEGDAHMGETVKHRSRVRVDPTQPNLRQVHLIHSELFDEAAGKGFSVEAGDLGENITTSGIDLLSLPTGTLLRIGATAEVTLTGLRNPCQQINDWQPGLLSVMLVKGDEGGLIRKAGVMGIVRAGGVVKPGDRISFILPPEPHKPLERV; encoded by the coding sequence ATGCCCCGCCCCAACGGAACCATTCTTGCCGTCGCTTCCAGTGATCATCATGGTTTTTCCAAAGCCCTCCAAACCGAGATCCGACTGCTTGAGGGATTGGGGGTGGAAGGAGATGCTCACATGGGGGAGACGGTGAAGCATCGCTCGCGGGTGCGGGTTGATCCCACGCAGCCTAACCTCAGGCAGGTGCACCTGATCCATAGCGAGCTGTTTGATGAGGCCGCAGGGAAGGGATTTAGCGTCGAGGCCGGGGATTTGGGGGAGAATATCACCACGTCCGGCATTGACCTTTTGTCTCTGCCGACAGGCACCTTGTTGCGGATTGGTGCGACGGCCGAGGTGACATTGACTGGCTTGCGCAATCCCTGCCAGCAGATCAATGACTGGCAGCCGGGACTGCTGTCGGTGATGCTGGTCAAGGGGGACGAGGGAGGCCTTATTCGCAAGGCCGGGGTGATGGGCATTGTCCGTGCGGGTGGTGTGGTCAAGCCCGGTGACAGGATCAGTTTTATCCTGCCGCCCGAACCGCACAAACCGCTTGAACGGGTCTGA
- a CDS encoding 2-isopropylmalate synthase, producing the protein MTDNIIIFDTTLRDGEQSPGASMTLEEKLQVARILDEMGVDVIEAGFPIASNGDFEAVSEIAKAVKNAVVCGLARAGAKDIDRAGEAIKHAKRGRIHTFISTSPLHMKYKLQMEPDRVYEKVIESVTRARNWTDDVEWSCEDGTRTEFDFMCRCVEAAINAGATTINIPDTVGYTTPDEIRSLFSRVIETVPNSDKAVFSTHNHNDLGMAVANSLAAVKGGARQIECTINGLGERAGNAALEEIVMAIRTRNDEYPYANNIKPKFLTRASKLVSAVSAFPVQYNKAIVGKNAFAHESGIHQDGMLKNAETYEIMKPEDVGVVGTDLVMGKHSGRHAFKKKLEELGYELGENALQDAFNRFKDLADKKKHVFDEDIEALVDTEVAGASEKIKVIALTVIAGTGGVQKAIVTLDIDGSHVTKEATGDGPVDAIFNAIKQMIDHEGRLELYQVSAVTEGTDAQAEVACRLNENGNRVTGRSADTDTMVSSAKAYVSALNKLMTRREKQIQNAQTSLN; encoded by the coding sequence ATGACTGACAATATTATCATTTTTGACACCACCTTGCGCGATGGCGAACAATCTCCCGGCGCGTCCATGACGCTGGAAGAAAAGTTGCAGGTGGCGCGCATCCTCGACGAGATGGGTGTCGATGTGATCGAGGCGGGTTTTCCAATCGCTTCCAATGGTGATTTTGAAGCCGTATCCGAAATTGCCAAAGCGGTGAAAAATGCCGTGGTCTGCGGCTTGGCGCGTGCCGGGGCCAAGGATATTGATCGAGCAGGGGAGGCGATCAAGCATGCCAAGCGCGGTCGCATTCACACCTTCATTTCCACCAGCCCGCTGCATATGAAATACAAGCTGCAGATGGAGCCGGACCGGGTCTATGAAAAGGTGATCGAATCTGTCACCCGTGCCCGCAACTGGACTGATGACGTGGAATGGTCCTGTGAGGACGGTACCCGGACGGAATTCGATTTCATGTGCCGTTGTGTGGAAGCCGCGATCAATGCGGGCGCTACCACCATCAACATTCCCGACACTGTCGGTTACACCACGCCGGACGAGATCCGGTCGCTGTTCTCGCGGGTGATCGAGACGGTGCCAAATTCCGACAAGGCGGTCTTCTCGACCCATAACCACAATGATCTGGGCATGGCTGTGGCCAACTCTCTGGCTGCGGTCAAGGGTGGGGCGCGTCAGATCGAGTGCACCATCAACGGGTTGGGCGAGCGGGCCGGCAATGCGGCATTGGAAGAGATCGTGATGGCGATCCGTACCCGCAATGACGAATATCCATATGCCAACAATATCAAACCGAAATTCCTGACGCGTGCTTCAAAGCTGGTGTCGGCGGTCTCTGCCTTCCCGGTGCAGTATAACAAGGCGATTGTCGGCAAGAATGCCTTTGCCCATGAGTCCGGCATCCATCAGGACGGCATGCTGAAGAATGCCGAAACCTACGAGATCATGAAGCCGGAAGATGTGGGTGTTGTTGGCACTGATTTGGTGATGGGCAAACATTCCGGCCGCCATGCCTTCAAGAAGAAGCTGGAAGAATTGGGCTATGAGTTGGGCGAGAATGCCTTGCAGGATGCCTTCAATCGCTTCAAGGATCTGGCAGACAAGAAGAAGCATGTTTTCGACGAGGATATCGAGGCTCTGGTCGATACCGAAGTGGCCGGGGCATCCGAGAAGATCAAGGTGATCGCTTTGACCGTTATTGCTGGCACGGGTGGCGTGCAGAAGGCGATTGTGACGCTGGATATCGACGGCAGCCATGTAACCAAGGAAGCAACGGGCGATGGTCCGGTGGATGCCATCTTCAATGCCATCAAACAGATGATCGATCATGAAGGACGGCTGGAATTGTATCAGGTCAGTGCGGTGACTGAAGGAACCGATGCACAGGCTGAAGTGGCGTGCCGTCTGAATGAGAATGGCAATCGCGTGACTGGACGCTCGGCCGATACCGACACGATGGTGTCTTCTGCCAAGGCGTATGTGTCGGCCTTGAACAAGCTGATGACCCGCCGCGAAAAGCAGATTCAGAATGCACAAACAAGTTTGAATTGA
- a CDS encoding methyl-accepting chemotaxis protein yields MQLLANLRMTQKVTFMITAAVLVSMISLATVTWVIIDGKVRSDVVERQAASIRAAAQIFESNVSGASISRDSKGDITRISMDALPTFENHDMIDLVGSVTGETATVFAWDEESRDFWRKTTNIKKDGGARAVGTPLGQKGAVYPVIMAGKAFNGEAIILGKAYYTLYQPIFDNSGKAIGILYVGIERANVDAVLYDITTALLIGSLIVAAVILAFAFVVVSRMMKPLPKLTGILVGLARDEEASHIPFRDRKDEIGDMAAAIEVLNQHNIHRHSLEAEKSKDEKARAEREQSILRMIGDFDANIQSALKVTRENTQTMEGTAERLSSIAESTSSQTNEASSISHEAASNVQAVASAAEEMAASIEEITRQLGQTQIVVNQTTEEARMTNDKVSSLDAAAQKIGVVVSLIQDIAEQTNLLALNATIEAARAGEMGKGFAVVAAEVKELANQTSKATEEISSQISGIQNSSKEAVSAIAKIATTMDQVNEYTNSIAVAVEQQSSATSEISSNVQQASQGTQLVTERIASVNGSVTETHQSATSVLNASRSSAEQTALLNQRIEAFLKDIQAA; encoded by the coding sequence ATGCAGCTCCTTGCAAATCTCAGGATGACCCAAAAGGTCACCTTCATGATCACGGCAGCCGTTCTGGTTTCCATGATCTCCCTCGCGACTGTCACTTGGGTTATCATCGACGGAAAGGTCCGATCCGATGTTGTGGAACGGCAAGCTGCCAGCATTCGCGCTGCCGCCCAGATTTTCGAATCCAACGTTTCCGGCGCATCGATTTCTCGTGATAGCAAAGGCGACATCACGCGAATTTCCATGGACGCCCTTCCGACCTTTGAAAATCATGACATGATCGATTTGGTTGGCTCGGTCACTGGTGAAACCGCGACGGTCTTTGCATGGGATGAAGAAAGTCGCGATTTCTGGCGCAAGACCACCAACATTAAGAAAGATGGAGGGGCGCGCGCCGTGGGCACACCACTGGGTCAGAAGGGTGCTGTCTATCCGGTGATCATGGCCGGCAAGGCCTTCAATGGCGAAGCCATCATTTTGGGCAAAGCCTACTACACGCTCTATCAACCCATTTTCGATAACAGTGGCAAAGCCATCGGTATTCTTTATGTCGGCATCGAACGGGCCAACGTCGACGCTGTGCTCTATGACATCACCACAGCTCTGCTGATTGGCTCCCTGATTGTTGCTGCCGTCATTCTTGCCTTCGCCTTCGTCGTCGTCAGCCGCATGATGAAACCATTGCCAAAGCTGACTGGCATTCTGGTTGGTCTGGCGCGCGATGAAGAGGCCTCGCATATTCCGTTCCGCGATCGCAAGGACGAAATCGGTGATATGGCCGCCGCCATCGAAGTGCTCAACCAGCACAACATCCACCGCCATTCCCTCGAAGCCGAGAAGAGCAAGGACGAGAAGGCGCGCGCAGAGCGCGAGCAGTCCATCCTGCGTATGATCGGTGATTTCGACGCCAACATTCAGTCAGCACTGAAAGTGACCCGCGAAAACACCCAAACCATGGAAGGCACCGCAGAGCGGTTGTCATCCATCGCGGAAAGCACGTCCAGTCAGACCAACGAAGCGTCCAGCATTTCCCATGAGGCTGCCAGCAATGTGCAGGCCGTGGCATCTGCCGCTGAAGAGATGGCTGCATCGATCGAGGAAATCACCCGTCAGCTGGGTCAGACCCAGATCGTGGTCAACCAGACCACCGAAGAAGCCCGTATGACCAACGACAAGGTTTCAAGCCTTGATGCCGCAGCCCAGAAAATCGGCGTCGTGGTCAGCCTCATTCAGGATATTGCCGAACAGACCAACCTGCTGGCGCTCAACGCCACCATCGAAGCGGCCCGCGCCGGAGAGATGGGCAAGGGCTTTGCGGTTGTGGCAGCGGAAGTCAAGGAGTTGGCCAACCAGACCTCCAAGGCAACCGAGGAAATCTCGTCTCAGATCAGCGGCATTCAGAATTCCTCGAAGGAAGCCGTCTCTGCGATTGCCAAGATTGCCACGACGATGGATCAGGTCAATGAATATACCAATTCCATCGCCGTTGCCGTCGAGCAACAGAGTTCGGCAACCTCCGAGATTTCGAGCAATGTTCAGCAGGCTTCACAGGGCACGCAATTGGTGACCGAACGGATTGCCTCGGTCAATGGGTCAGTCACCGAGACCCACCAGTCCGCCACCAGCGTTCTGAACGCGTCTCGCTCGTCGGCAGAACAGACAGCCCTGCTCAATCAACGCATAGAGGCCTTCCTGAAAGACATTCAGGCAGCCTGA
- a CDS encoding Asp/Glu racemase, which yields MVDRLAFLHTVESNVAPFDAAAVAAGFDVSCHQVRPDLLARATDEGGVSPALEDDVAAALNEGLAEADLVLLTCSSIGAVADKMHSSGQAVLRTDQILADAVLADAIALSKATSVAVLVVAPSSVDPTTALFKARQGAMKADNVPLDVILVPKVWDHFLAGDMDRYLARLNEAIASFRSDNPTYSHIALAQASMAKAADGVDSGQASLWTIPSATAAYLSSLTQD from the coding sequence ATGGTTGACCGTTTGGCTTTTCTGCATACGGTGGAGAGCAATGTTGCGCCTTTTGATGCGGCAGCTGTGGCTGCTGGCTTTGATGTTTCCTGTCATCAGGTGCGCCCGGATTTGTTGGCACGTGCAACGGACGAGGGTGGCGTCAGCCCTGCGCTTGAAGACGATGTTGCTGCTGCCTTGAATGAGGGGCTGGCTGAGGCGGATCTGGTGTTGCTGACCTGCTCGAGCATTGGTGCGGTGGCAGACAAGATGCATTCGTCCGGTCAGGCCGTGTTGCGTACCGATCAGATTCTGGCTGACGCGGTTCTGGCTGATGCGATTGCTTTGTCCAAAGCGACTTCAGTGGCGGTTTTGGTGGTTGCTCCGAGCAGTGTTGACCCGACAACGGCTTTGTTCAAGGCGCGTCAAGGCGCGATGAAGGCTGACAATGTGCCGCTTGACGTCATTCTGGTGCCTAAGGTTTGGGATCATTTTCTGGCGGGCGATATGGATCGATATCTGGCGCGTCTGAATGAGGCTATTGCCTCTTTCCGATCAGACAATCCTACCTATAGCCATATTGCACTGGCACAGGCCTCGATGGCCAAAGCTGCGGACGGTGTCGACTCCGGGCAGGCATCTCTATGGACCATTCCGTCCGCTACAGCGGCCTATCTCTCCAGTCTGACGCAAGATTGA
- a CDS encoding PhzF family phenazine biosynthesis protein, producing the protein MSKSARRYSILDVFTDEALAGNPLAVVLDSEGLSDEQMLKIAKEFNLSETVFVCAPSNPAHNASLRIFTPQLELPFAGHPTVGTAVLLGLEKCAEVKKEMDCMVVLEEKIGLVRCAVKIDPDGCGEAVFELPKEAEPVAMALGSKDEIAAALGLHIEDIGFENHVPTVYSAGVPFAMVPLKNLDAVQRAKPVIPSWNTAFGSHAHNDAFVYSRETVKHTSNFHTRMFAPGMGIVEDPATGSAVAAFSGVIRKFDRPMKGSNAYIIEQGFEMERPSIIHLELDVEGEAIKAARIGGKAVRVASGALYI; encoded by the coding sequence ATGTCCAAATCTGCACGACGCTATTCTATCCTTGATGTCTTCACTGATGAGGCGTTGGCGGGCAATCCGCTGGCGGTGGTTCTGGACAGCGAAGGCCTGTCGGATGAGCAGATGCTGAAAATCGCCAAAGAGTTCAATCTCTCTGAAACAGTGTTTGTCTGCGCTCCCAGCAATCCGGCGCACAATGCGTCCTTGCGTATCTTCACGCCTCAGCTTGAGTTACCTTTTGCCGGGCATCCCACGGTGGGCACGGCAGTGCTTCTGGGGCTGGAAAAATGCGCCGAAGTGAAAAAGGAAATGGATTGCATGGTGGTGCTCGAGGAGAAAATCGGGCTGGTGCGCTGTGCTGTCAAAATCGATCCTGATGGCTGCGGGGAGGCGGTGTTTGAACTGCCCAAGGAGGCTGAACCGGTGGCCATGGCGCTTGGTTCGAAAGACGAGATTGCGGCCGCTCTGGGGCTGCATATCGAGGATATCGGCTTCGAAAATCACGTGCCGACGGTTTATTCCGCCGGTGTTCCTTTTGCCATGGTGCCGCTGAAAAACCTTGATGCGGTTCAGCGGGCCAAGCCGGTGATACCGAGTTGGAACACCGCCTTTGGGTCTCATGCCCATAATGATGCCTTTGTCTACAGCCGGGAGACCGTCAAACACACCTCGAATTTTCATACGCGGATGTTTGCGCCCGGTATGGGGATTGTCGAGGATCCTGCCACCGGGTCGGCTGTTGCGGCCTTCAGCGGCGTCATTCGGAAATTTGACAGACCGATGAAAGGGTCCAACGCCTACATCATCGAGCAGGGCTTCGAGATGGAGCGGCCATCGATCATCCATCTTGAACTGGATGTGGAAGGGGAAGCCATCAAGGCAGCGCGGATCGGCGGCAAGGCCGTGCGGGTTGCATCCGGCGCACTTTATATCTGA
- the ilvC gene encoding ketol-acid reductoisomerase, with amino-acid sequence MRVYYDRDADINLIKGKNVAIVGYGSQGHAHALNLRDSGVANLAIALREGSSTRKKAEAEGLKCMTVAEASAWADVVMMLTPDELQADIYYADMHNNMKEGALLLFAHGLNVHFNLIEPRADIDVAMVAPKGPGHTVRGEYLRGAGVPTLIAIAQNATGNAHDLALSYASANGGGRAGVIETTFKEECETDLFGEQAVLCGGAVELMRAGFETLVEAGYAPEMAYFECVHEMKLIVDLIYEGGIANMNYSISNTAEYGEYVTGPRVITSDTKAEMKKVLTDIQDGTFVRNWMLENKVNQTSFKAVRARNDAHQVEEVGAKLREMMPWIKEKAMVDKSKN; translated from the coding sequence ATGCGCGTATATTATGATCGCGATGCGGATATCAATCTGATCAAGGGCAAGAATGTTGCCATCGTTGGTTATGGCTCCCAGGGCCACGCCCACGCTCTGAACCTGCGTGACTCCGGCGTTGCCAATCTCGCTATCGCTCTGCGTGAAGGATCTTCCACGCGCAAGAAAGCTGAAGCCGAAGGTCTGAAATGCATGACCGTTGCTGAAGCATCCGCTTGGGCCGACGTTGTCATGATGCTGACCCCGGATGAGCTGCAGGCTGACATCTATTATGCAGACATGCACAACAACATGAAGGAAGGCGCTCTGCTGCTCTTCGCTCATGGTCTGAATGTTCACTTCAATCTGATCGAGCCACGCGCTGACATCGACGTTGCCATGGTGGCTCCAAAGGGCCCAGGTCATACGGTTCGTGGTGAATATCTGCGCGGCGCTGGTGTGCCGACCCTGATCGCCATTGCTCAGAACGCAACCGGCAATGCCCATGATCTGGCTCTGTCCTATGCATCCGCCAATGGCGGTGGCCGTGCAGGTGTTATCGAAACCACCTTTAAGGAAGAGTGCGAGACCGACCTCTTCGGTGAACAGGCTGTTCTGTGTGGCGGTGCTGTCGAGCTGATGCGTGCCGGTTTTGAAACGCTTGTCGAAGCTGGCTATGCTCCGGAAATGGCCTATTTCGAATGCGTGCACGAAATGAAGCTGATTGTTGACCTGATCTATGAAGGCGGCATCGCGAACATGAACTACTCCATCTCCAACACCGCTGAATATGGCGAATATGTCACCGGCCCACGGGTGATCACGTCGGACACCAAGGCAGAGATGAAGAAAGTTCTGACCGACATTCAGGATGGCACCTTCGTGCGCAACTGGATGCTGGAAAACAAGGTCAACCAGACCTCCTTCAAGGCTGTGCGTGCCCGCAATGATGCCCATCAGGTCGAGGAAGTCGGCGCCAAGTTGCGTGAGATGATGCCTTGGATCAAGGAAAAAGCCATGGTGGACAAGTCGAAAAACTAA
- a CDS encoding pyridoxine 5'-phosphate synthase: MKTRLSVNVNAVAMLRNRRDLPWPSVTGLSRLALEAGAKGITVHPRPDERHIRRQDVRDLAEMIRGDFPAKELCLEGYPDERFLALCEEAKPDQVLFVPDDPVQTTSDHGWDFEANDALLRACVMRMKKAGMRVSLFVDPDPAQPAKAAAVGADRIEIYTGPYGACYDDQAAEKACLDVLVETAEAARAAGLLVNAGHDLTPDNLPALIERVPYIEEVSIGHGFVADALIYGFAESVKRFQVSMGES; the protein is encoded by the coding sequence ATGAAAACGCGACTGAGTGTCAATGTGAATGCGGTTGCCATGCTGCGCAACCGACGCGACCTGCCATGGCCAAGTGTGACGGGGCTGTCCCGGCTGGCGCTGGAGGCGGGAGCCAAGGGCATCACGGTGCATCCTCGCCCCGATGAGCGCCATATTCGCCGACAGGATGTGCGGGATCTGGCAGAGATGATTAGAGGCGATTTTCCTGCCAAGGAACTGTGTCTTGAAGGCTATCCGGACGAGCGCTTTCTTGCCCTGTGCGAGGAAGCCAAGCCCGATCAGGTGTTGTTCGTGCCCGATGATCCGGTGCAGACGACCTCGGACCATGGCTGGGATTTCGAAGCCAATGACGCTTTGTTGCGTGCTTGTGTTATGCGGATGAAAAAGGCCGGGATGCGGGTGTCGCTGTTTGTTGACCCGGATCCGGCCCAGCCTGCCAAGGCGGCTGCTGTCGGGGCGGATCGGATCGAGATCTATACCGGTCCTTACGGGGCCTGCTATGACGATCAGGCGGCAGAAAAGGCCTGCCTTGATGTGTTGGTGGAAACCGCCGAGGCCGCGCGTGCGGCTGGACTGCTGGTTAATGCGGGGCATGACCTGACACCGGACAATCTGCCTGCTCTGATCGAACGGGTGCCCTATATCGAGGAAGTCTCGATCGGTCATGGTTTTGTGGCGGATGCGCTGATTTACGGCTTTGCCGAAAGCGTCAAACGCTTTCAGGTCTCTATGGGAGAGAGTTAG
- the ilvN gene encoding acetolactate synthase small subunit produces the protein MQQGSAYFIEEVSTVEETHTLSVLVDNEPGVLARVIGLFSGRGYNIDSLTVSETSHEEHISRITIVTTATPQVLQQIRSQLGRLIPVHEVADLSLSEIKPLERELALVKVTGLGEQRVEALRLADAFRASVIDATQEHFVFELTGRTQKIEQFITIMEPLGLVEVCRTGVIALRRGRDKT, from the coding sequence ATGCAACAAGGATCTGCCTATTTCATCGAAGAAGTCTCGACTGTGGAAGAAACTCACACTTTGTCGGTGCTCGTTGATAACGAGCCCGGCGTGCTGGCGCGTGTTATTGGCCTTTTCTCCGGACGGGGCTATAACATTGACTCGTTGACTGTTTCGGAAACCTCACACGAGGAGCATATCTCCCGTATCACCATCGTGACCACCGCAACGCCTCAGGTCCTGCAACAGATCCGCTCCCAGCTGGGACGGCTCATTCCAGTTCACGAGGTGGCTGATCTGTCGTTGAGTGAAATCAAGCCGTTGGAGCGCGAACTGGCTCTGGTCAAGGTGACCGGCCTTGGCGAACAGCGGGTGGAAGCCCTGCGTCTGGCAGATGCCTTCCGCGCTTCGGTAATCGATGCGACACAGGAGCATTTCGTCTTCGAGCTGACCGGACGGACACAGAAGATTGAGCAATTCATCACCATCATGGAACCGCTCGGCCTTGTCGAGGTGTGCCGGACCGGGGTGATTGCTCTAAGGCGCGGACGGGACAAGACCTGA